The following proteins are co-located in the Bordetella bronchialis genome:
- a CDS encoding NAD(P)-dependent oxidoreductase, translated as MAEAGKTRIGIIGVGQMGHGIAFNIAKAGYPLVFLDHPGNQPVDDLLARGAAKAPTPAEVARQADMVILCVTGTPEVEDVLFKADGVLAGMRPGTVVIDCSTAIPSSTLKVAQAVEKAGGLFLDAPMTRTPKEAAEGRLNLIVGGDTALFERCKPVLQAYAENIVHAGPIGSGHRLKLLHNYVSLGFSAVLAEAAACARLADVDPAVFLDILAKGGGDGVVLGRLRPYIESGDAGNFRFSIANALKDMGYYTTMAQETGAPHGAAQAIRDTYARASQDGIAQAPVPRIIDFLAGHPAKG; from the coding sequence ATGGCGGAAGCCGGCAAGACCCGTATCGGCATTATCGGCGTGGGCCAGATGGGCCACGGTATCGCGTTCAATATCGCCAAGGCGGGTTACCCGCTGGTTTTCCTGGACCATCCCGGCAACCAGCCCGTGGACGACCTGCTGGCCCGCGGCGCCGCCAAGGCGCCCACGCCGGCCGAGGTCGCCCGCCAGGCCGACATGGTGATCCTGTGCGTGACCGGTACGCCGGAAGTCGAGGACGTGCTGTTCAAGGCCGACGGCGTGCTGGCCGGCATGCGGCCGGGCACGGTGGTCATCGACTGCTCCACCGCCATCCCCTCGTCCACGCTGAAGGTGGCGCAGGCCGTCGAAAAAGCCGGCGGCCTGTTCCTGGACGCGCCCATGACCCGCACGCCCAAGGAAGCCGCCGAAGGCCGGCTCAACCTGATCGTCGGCGGCGACACCGCGCTGTTCGAGCGCTGCAAGCCCGTGCTGCAGGCCTATGCGGAGAACATCGTCCATGCCGGGCCCATCGGTTCCGGCCATCGCCTGAAGCTGCTGCACAACTACGTTTCCCTGGGCTTCTCGGCGGTGCTGGCCGAGGCGGCCGCGTGCGCCCGGCTGGCCGACGTGGACCCGGCGGTGTTTCTCGACATCCTGGCCAAGGGCGGCGGCGATGGCGTGGTGCTGGGACGCCTGCGCCCCTACATCGAATCCGGCGATGCCGGCAACTTCCGCTTTTCCATCGCCAACGCGCTGAAGGACATGGGCTACTACACCACCATGGCCCAGGAAACCGGCGCGCCGCACGGCGCCGCGCAAGCCATCCGCGATACCTATGCGCGGGCCAGCCAGGACGGCATCGCCCAGGCCCCGGTCCCGC